Below is a genomic region from Phycobacter azelaicus.
CCGGAGGTGGATCATAGGCCCCTGCCCGTTGCAGCGCATCCGGTCGGTTCACACCTGCATAGGCCACCTTTAGGAGCAGTTGCCCATGCCCCGGAGTTGGAACCGGGCGCTGTGTGAGGGTCAGTACCTCAGGCCCTCCGGGTTGTGAAATCTCGATCGCGCGCATCGTTTCGGGCAAACCTTCCGGCATCAAATGATCCTTTCCCTGGAATGTTTCCTTTGTGCATAGCACCGGCATTGGAGCGCTCAAACCCTGCTTTCGCGCCGCACCCATATGCCTTGGGCCAAAATGCCCACAGCGCGCCTGAAATCAGTAGCTGTTGCCTCGTCCAGGCATATCTTCTGCCATCTTTGGCTTGCGGATCTGCCCTGCCAGCCATGAGGGCCCCGCAAGCAGCGGCTTCAGCAACGGATTCTTCTGCACATCGGCCTTCAGTTTTTCGAACTGCATCACGTTGTCGATGCGCCGATCCAGGAACTCCCATGTCGCGTGATGGCCGGGCGTGTCATCACCGAGCCAGTACAGAACCGTGGACGAATAAACGCCCGATAGCGTTGCGCGCTTGCTGTACCAGTTGATATCTTCCGAGGTGTCTCCCAGTGCCGTCCAGATCGCATCCACCGTGCCCCAGATCGCCTTGGCGCCGTCGGCTGCATGGGTCGGCAGCGCAAACAGCGTAACGCCCCGGCGCACCGCCTCCTTGTCTTCGACGGCCTCAAGGCGGAATCGCACGGCAGCTGCGATCTTGTCCCGGAACCTGAGGCCTGTCAGATCTTCTGTGGCCAGACGTTCCAGCATCAGTCGATCCCCCCGCCGGTGATAGGCCAGCGCCAGATCCACCGACCCGCGCGGGCTGAGTGCACGCGCAAGTACCGGATCCATGTCGCAATCCGCTACTGCCGCAGAAAAACTCGCCTCGGTCCAGCCATCAAAGGCCACATGCATCAAGGCCGCATCCAGAAGCGTCTCGATGTGCGCCGGCTCGCCACTGTTAGGGTTCTCGGTTGACTGCTCTGTCATACTGCTTCTCCGTAACGGTTGAATGCCATCGCTGCACGCCATTGCCGACCGGGATCGGTCATCCAGCACAGTACTAGACATGTTAGATCGGTTTTGCTATACGGCCACCTCCTGCAAATCCTTGCAACTCAACTTAGAAAGGTGGTGAAAACCACATGCAGGTTAGTGTTCGTGACAACAATGTCGATCAGGCGCTTCGTGCCCTGAAGAAAAAGCTGCAGCGCGAAGGTGTGTTCCGCGAGATGAAGCTCAAGCAACATTTCGAGAAGCCCTCCGAGAAGAAAGCGCGCGAGAAAGCTGAAGCGATTCGTCGTGCCCGTAAACTGGCACGTAAGAAAGCACAGCGCGAAGGTCTCCTCTAAGATCTTCCTCCGGTTTTTTCTGGATGCTTATGACGACCCCCGCGGCCCTGCCCGGGGGTTTGTCGTTTAAAACACAACATTTTTTATGCCAGTGTATTGATAGCCCCCTCAAATCACTAAACTTATACGTGTGCAAGGCAAAGCAAGCTGCTACGTTGAGGTGAGGTTTCAAAAAGCTTGTAATTTCAAGTCACAGAGCCCTCATGCCGAAGCTGGAACACTCGGCATATTCCCCGGAGGCGGCTCCGCCCTCCCCCAAACTGGCGTTGGCCTTGCTTCCTGCACCCAAGGCTTGTGGCCCTTCCGGGGTATCTCTCTCTGCGCTGCGATGTGCCGCAGATCCTTTGGCGTCCTCACCCCTCTTGATCCGGTATGAAATCCGCGCACCATATGGCCTCGTCGGCTTGCCTGCCGTGGCTCAGCGGCAGCCTTCCCAGCGCACAGGCAATGACAGCGGGCCACGAAAAGCCCACCCTCCAAAATGCGCCTCTCCATCCAAAGTCAGACCCTGCAGACGCTCAAACAGCATTGGCAGCGCCACTTCAGCAATCAATGCGCGTGAGATCCAGGCACCGGCACAAAAATGTGGACCCGCCCCAAAGGAAATCGCGGCACTGATATCCTGACGGATATCGTATGCATCCGGCCGCGCAAATTTGCTTTCATCTCGATTACCGGAACCGAACATGAAAAAGACGCGCTCTCCTGGTTCAAGATCCACATCGCGAAGGCAATAGGGACGCGCCACCCGGCGCGGTGACATCCCTATGGGAGAAATCCAGCGCGCGTATTCCTCAAAAGCCTCCATCCAAGTAGCCTCGCCAGTTCTTACACAAGCCAACTGATCAGGATATCGGAGCAAAGCCCAGACCGTCCCCGCAATCGCATCGCGCGGCTCATTCTGTCCGCCCGAGATGGCCAGTTTGATATTTGCCCTGATCTGGTCTTCGGGGAGTCTGGCCGCTTGCTGCACGCGAAGCAGGGAATATGAACCCGCCTCTGCCGTTTCCTCCCACATCTCACTGATATGCTCATCAATCAGTCGAGTGCTCTCGTGGCACCTTGCCTCAACCGCTGGATCGCCCGCATAGTTTGCGCAGCCATCGATCATACCCTGGCTCACAGCGTCCATGTCTTCGGCCCGCATCCGGGTCAGCCCGGTCACTGCCTTCAAAGCCTCGGCCGACACTGGCATGGCATAGTCCCGCACCAGATCGCAGCGCCCCTTCGGCGCCATATCCTCCAGAATCCGAAGCGTCGCTGCACGGAATTGCGACAGCCAGTGTTGCTTGACGGTCTTCGGCGATACGCTGGGAAAGATTGCTTTTCGCTCCTGCAAGTGCGCGGCACCGTCCTTGCGCATCATGTTCTGCCCCATCAGCCGGGTCATCAATCCATCGGGTTGATCCGAAGAGAACACATCGATCCGTTTCTCCTCACGGAAGATATCGTCTCGGCGTGTGATCAAGACCGCATCAAGCTGCGGCACATAGGCAACCGGGGTCTCAGCCCTCAGCCTTTTCAGATCCGGATAGGGGTCTTGCCAGAACGCCTGCGGGTCGATCTCGTATACAGGTTTGCGCGCCATCAGATGCCCTCCCGAAGTCTCCCTGCGGTCAAGACTGCGGAGCGTCTGTTGTCTTGTCAACTCATATCATTTAATCTTCAGACATGAGTGATCTGACCGATGACATGTTCCTGATCCTGCCGGATGGCAGTGATGTCAGCCCCGCGGCCCCAACGCTGGACTTCACGCGCAGCCCGGTTGTGACAGTAACCTTTGCAGGCAACCGCCTGACCCGAAATGCTGCCCGTGCCTATCAGCAAGAATTCGGCGTCGGCGTAATGGAGTGGCGCATGCTCGTGATGTTGACACGCGATCCCGGCTGTTCGGTCGGGCATGCCGCGCGCACGACAGGCATCGACAAGGCCGCCGTCAGCAGGGCCTTGCAGCGCATGGAACAGGCCGGTCTAGCACGGGCCGAGGTTCTCGGCGGAGATGAACGCCGAAAGTCGTGGCTGCTGACAGACGCCGGGCACGCGCTTCATGCCCGGATGCTGCCGCGCGCACTGGAGCGGCAACGCGCTCTGCTCAAGGGTTTTTCACCAGACGAGCTTGCATCCTTTACCGGATACCTGCAGCGCTTCCTCGCTAATATGTCTGAAGATTCCGAATAGCCCGGCGAGGGGCGGCAACGCTAGCAGGTCACGCACGCCGCGCGTAGCGCGGCGCCGGGTCCAACGCAGCTGGTGCAGCCCACCGGCTGCGCCAGAACTGGCGGGAGAGCCTCCTGCCCGCAGTGATGTCAGTAGATTTTTGGCACGTACAGCTCGTCTGGCAACACACGCCGTTCATAGTCCGGATTGTACTCACGATCCGGCAGCGTCACCTTCTCCTGCGGCACCTCTTCATAAGGCACCTTGGTCAACAGATGCTCGATACAGTTGAGCCGCTCCCGCTTCTTGTCGTTGCCCTCAACGATGTACCAAGGCGCCTCGGGGATGTTTGTGCGCTCAAACATATCCTCCTTGGCCTTGGTGTATTGCTCCCAGCGGATACGGCTTTCCAGATCCATCGGCGACAATTTCCACTGTTTCATCGGATCGTGAATGCGCATCATGAAGCGCAGTTGCTGTTCCTCATCTGTAATGGAGAACCAGTATTTCAGCAGGATGATCCCCGAGCGCACAAGCATGCGCTCGAATTCCGGAACATCCTGAAAGAACTGTTCCACTTCATCATCGCTTGCAAAACCCATGACCCGCTCCACGCCGGCGCGGTTGTACCAGGATCGATCGAACAGCACGATTTCCCCGGCCGCGGGCAAATGCGGTACATAGCGCTGGAAATACCACTGGCTCTGTTCACGCCGCGAGGGCGCAGGCAATGCCACAACGCGCGCCACCCGTGGGTTCAGGCGCTGGGTGATGCGCTTGATCACTCCCCCCTTGCCGGCACTGTCGCGCCCTTCGAACAGGATACAGACTTTGGCACCGCTGTGCTGAACCCAGTCCTGCAGCTTGATCAGTTCTGCCTGCAACCGAAGCAGATTGCGGAAATATACCTTCCGGTCCAGCATCTCGGGATGCTGAGAGCGGTAGATCTTGCGCAACTCCATCGACAGCATGGGTTCGGCAAATTCGATCTCGAAATCCTCGTCCAGCGTGTCCTGAAGTTCGGCATCCAGCCAATCGAATGAATCAGGTTCCGTGTCGCTGGTCACAGTGCTGCTCCTAAGTAATCTACTGATCTGCGGGTTTGCCATAGCCGGTGGATGTGATCGTTTGATGTCACATTTTACCGTACAGCCAAATCGCCAGAATGCGGGTGCATAGCGGTCGGCTCATCAAAGAAATCGAGAGCGACCGCATCCACAAAAGGAAACGAAAATTCGAACCGCCTGCAAGCGCAAAAGTGCCGCTAGGCGGTTTTCCAGTCACTTATCGTCGGGCGGCGGCAAGAATCATGTCGGATGCCTTTTCAGCGATCATGATCGTCGGGGCATTGGTGTTGCCGCTTGTAATGGTCGGCATGACGCTGGCATCCACAACGCGCAAGGCCATCACACCGCGCAAGCGCAATTCTGGATCAAGCGGAGCGTTATCGCCTGTCCCCATATGAACCGTGCAGGTAGGATGAAAAATCGTAGTTCCAATGTCCCCTGCCGCACGCACCAGGTCCTGTTCATCGTCTGACGTGATACCTGGTTTCATCTCTTGTGGAGCGTATCCCTGCATCGGAGCCTGCGCCATGATTGCCCGAGCCTGACGGATCGCTGCAACGGCGACCTGCCGGTCCCCTTCGGTGGACAGGTAGTTGGGCTGAATGCTGGGCGCTTTCATTGGATCGGGTGAGGTGATTTCCACCCGCCCCCTGCTTTCGGGTCGCAGGTTGCACACACTAGCCGTAAGACCCGGAAAATCATGCAGGGGCTGACCAAACGCCTCAAGCGTCAGGGGCTGTACGTGATATTCAAGGTCTGGCGTGTCCAGATCGGGCCGAGACCGGGAAAACGCGCCGAGCTGGCTGGGCGCCATGGACATCGGGCCAGACCGCTTCAGCGCGTATTCAAGACCGATCTTCGCCTTGCCCACCAAGGAATTCGCCAGAGTGTTGAGCGTATGGGCCCCCTGCAGGCGCCAGGCACAGCGCAGCTGCAAATGGTCCTGCAGATTGGAACCGATCTGCGGCATATCCCGCAGCACCTCGATCCCGTGTTCTTGCAATAGCGCGCCGGGGCCAAGGCCCGAAAGCTGCAGGATCTGGGGGCTGTTGATGGCGCCTGCGGACAGGATGACTTCGCCACTGGCATGCGCGGTGCAAACTTCGCCGCCTTTCTGGTATTCGACCCCGACAGCACGTCCCTCTTCAATGAGAATCCGCCGGGTATGGGCCTGAGTTTCAACCTTCAAATGCTGCCCCGTAGCAGTTTTAAGGAAAGCCTTGGCCGTATTCATTCGCCAGCCCGAACGCTGATTGACGCGAAAATATCCAACGCCTTCGTTATTGCCGGTGTTGAAATCCGTGACCTTTGGCAGCCCCCAGGCCGCGGCAGCCTCCATCCAGTCATCCAGCACATCCCAATGCAGGCGTTGGTTCTCGACACGCCATTCACCGCCCGCGCCGTGCATCTCCGTGGGGCCTTCGACATAGTCTTCGGACTTCTTGAAATAGGGCAGAACATCGTCCCAGCCCCAACCCGCAAGACCCCGCTGGCGCCAGCCGTCATAGTCTGCAGCCTGTCCACGCAGGTAGAGCATACCGTTGATCGAGGAGCAGCCGCCCAGCACCTTGCCGCGCGGATAGATCAACGCGCGCCCGTTCAGCCCCGGATCCGCCTCGGTACGATACATCCAGTCTGTGCGCGGGTTGTTGATGCAGTAAAGATAGCCCATCGGGATATGCACCCAATGGTAATTGTCGCGCCCCCCCGCTTCGAGCAGCAATACCCGTTGACCACCTTCGCTCAGCCGCTTGGCCAGAACGCACCCTGCACTTCCTGCACCCACGATGATGTAGTCAAACTGCATGGCCTGCTCCCCCGTCGTTCAATCTTCTCTCTCTTGAAGCAGAAGCCGCAAGGAAATGTAAGACAAATAAGACATCGCCCTCTCCCCCAAGACCCAAGGTCTACCGCGCCCGACGGGAGGTGCTTTTATCAAAAGGCCGCCGACGGGGGACGAGTCCGTTGTACCGTCTGGATCAGACCGGCAGAGCGGTCGTCTTGAACACAGTGCGCAGCGCAAAACTAGATTGCATCTGAGCCACCCCTGGCAGCCGCGTCAGATGTTGGCGATGAATACGGGCAAAGTCTTCGGTGTTCTCGGCCACCACTTTCAAAATGTAGTCAGCCGTGCCTGCCATAAGGTGACACTCCAGCACATCCGGGATCCGCGCCACGGCCTTTTCAAAAGCATCAAGCAACTCATCCGCCTGACCTTGCAGAGTGATCTCCACGAAGACCGTTGTTGGCACATTCAGCTTGCGCGCATCCAGCAAGGCCACATAGTTCTTTATGTAGCCATCGCTCTCGAGCCGCTGAACACGGCGATGACAGGCCGAGGCAGAGAGGTTCACCTGCTCGCTCAACTCGGCGTTTGAAATCCGACCCTGCCGTTGCAGCACCTGGAGAATGCGACGATCCGTCGAATCAAGTGACATTTCTTCGAAGCCTTTTGCACATATCTCGCGGATAATCGAATATCTTACGAAACGCACCTTTTTATTTTGCTCAAAAAAGAAGCACATTTCACAGATGCACACTTAGGCTTCCGATACATGAGGGAGGATAGCGCATGAAAATTGGATGCCCCACTGAAATCAAACCGCAGGAGTATCGCGTCGGCATGACGCCGGATGCAGCTCACGAAGCGATCGTCCACGGCCATGAGGTGCTGATCCAAAGCGGCGCGGGTACAGGGGCCGGCTACAGCGATGCGGATTACCAAGCTGTTGGCGCTGTCCTGATCGATACCGCAGAGGAAATCTTTGCGACGGCCGACATGATCGTCAAAGTCAAAGAACCACAGGCGGCCGAACGCAAGATGCTGCGCGAGGGGCAGTTGCTCTTTACTTACCTGCACCTTGCCCCAGACCCCGAGCAGACGCATGATCTTCTGGCCTCAGGCTGCACAGCTATCGCCTACGAGACTGTAACAGACAAAAGCGGCGGCCTGCCGCTCTTGGCACCCATGTCTGAAGTGGCCGGACGGCTTGCGCCCCAGGTCGGCTCCTGGACATTGCAAAAGGCCAACGGCGGTCGCGGCGTGCTGATGGGAGGTGTGCCAGGTGTTGCCCCGGCCAAAGTGGTCGTGATCGGCGGCGGTGTGGTTGGCACTCATGCCGCCCGTATAGCGGCCGGCATGGGAAGCGATGTAACTGTTCTGGACCGCTCGTTGCAGCGCCTCAGGTATCTTGATGATGTCTTTGGCGGTGTGTTTCAGACACGCTACTCGACCGCCGCTGCCACGGCTGAACTGGTCCGCGAGGCCGATATGGTAATCGGAGCTGTACTCGTTCCCGGGGCCGCTGCGCCCAAGCTGGTTTCCCGTGCACAATTGAGCGAGATGAAACCGGGAGCCGCCCTTGTCGATGTGGCAATCGATCAGGGCGGGTGTTTCGAGACCTCCAAAGCGACCACCCACGCTGATCCGATTTACGAGGTCGATGGCATCATGCACTACTGCGTTGCCAACATGCCGGGCGCCGTCGCGCGCACGTCAACCCAGGCCTTGGGCAACGCGACGCTTCCATTCCTTCTGGCCCTTGCTGACAAGGGTTGGAAGCAGGCATGCCAAGATGATCCTCACCTTCTGAACGGCCTCAATGTCCATGACGGCAAGCTGACCTACTACGCGGTTGGCAAAGCGCTTGGCATCGATGTGATCTCTCCCACTGTCGCGTTGAAGTCCTGACGGCGCTCTCACGTCCGGCCACAGCTTACCCAAAAGGCTTCTGGCGGAAAAACCGCCGGTCGCCATATCCATCACGCGCCGCAGGCCCACCCGGACCTGCGGCCTTTTCATATGCGCTGCAACGATACCGAGCGAGCTGCACAAGCTGGTCGCACCTGCGCAATCAGCTCGGGTTTTCCCCTATGAATTAACAGAAGCTTAAGAGTAGTGTCAGCGCAAGAGCCGCACTTCGTACCGGTCAGGCGCGCCGCCACTGCTGTCATGGAGCGTTTCCGCAGCGACGGCATGATGACGATTGGACATGGCCCAGAAAAGAGGACCAAATTGAAATGGAAGACATGATTGAACAGCTTGGCGCGCTTTGGCCACTGGTGCTGAGCGCAGCCAAGGCGCTTATTGTTTTGGTCATCGGCTGGATCGCAGCCGGGATGATCAGCGGCGTTGTGCGAAAACGCATCAACAAAACCCCGCAGATAGACCCGACTTTGGGGAACTTTGCCGCCAGCATCATTCGCTGGGCCCTACTTGCAGTCGTGCTGGTCGCGGTTCTCGGGATCTTTGGCATAGAGGCTACCAGCCTCGTGGCCATGCTGGGTGCAGCCACTCTGGCGATTGGCCTGGCGTTACAAGGCACCCTGAGTGATCTGGCAGCGGGGTTCATGCTGGTGCTGTTCAGACCCTATAAGCTGGGCCAATTTGTCGATATCGGCGGCACCTCGGGCACAGTGAAGGACCTCAATCTCTTCGTGACCGAACTCGTCACCCCGGACAATGTCCAGATCATAATTCCAAACGGGCAGGCCTGGGGCTCGATCATCACCAACTACTCGGCCCATGATACCCGCCGCGTTGATATGGTGTTCGGCATCGATTACGGCGACAGCGCCGACAAGGCCAAGGAAATCATCCTGAGCCAGGCCACCGCGGATACCCGCGTGCTGAAGGACCCGGAACCTTGGGTGCGGGTGACCAACCTTGGGGACAGTTCAGTGGACCTCACGGTCCGGCTCTGGTGCAAGGCGTCGGATTATTGGGAACTCAAGTTCGCCATGACGCAGGGCGTGAAAGAAGCCTTTGACGCAGCGGGCATCTCGATCCCCTATCCCCACAGCGTCGAAATCAAGAAAGAAGGCTGAGGCTGCTGCCCGCCTTTAGGGCTTGCGCCCATCATCCCGTTGGGTCCGGCGCCCCGCCTATGGCGGGGCGCCATCGCTTTCCAAGCTACCGTTGTGACTTGTCGCAACCACGCCGCGCATCTGCGCGGCGCCAGGCCCAACGCTGTATCCTGCGCCCGTGGCGCAGGCTCAGGGGCGGGAGCGCCCTGCCTTTCGCTCCATTACGAGCGTCGGCTTACCTTGATAGCGCGCGGCCTTCTCCCGCACCGCATAGCCCAGTTTCAGCGCCACCTTCTGGGAGACGGCGTGTGCAGGATCAAACAGGCACACCGTTTCACTCCAATCTCTTTTTACATCAGCCCAGGCGTGCATCGCCTTATCTGCCTCACTAGCGACTCCGCAGCCGTGGGCCTTCTGAGCCAGCACCCACCCCGCCTCTGGCAGGCCATTCAGCTCTGGATCAATGTCGCGTTTGAAGTCCGAGAAGCCAACCTCGCCAAGAAATCCGCCACCCTCGCGATCAATCAATGCCCAGTAGCCATACCCCATTGCCTGCCAGTGCCCCATATTCCGCAAGAGTCGCGCCCAGGAGGCCTCGGGCGTAGAAGGAACACCGCTAATATATTGCACAACAACCGGATCCGCCCAAAGCGCCGCGACATCCTGAAAATCCTCCACCCCATGCGGGCGAAGGATCAGGCGCTCGGTTTCAAGCACCACATCGCTCACGCCGGGAGCTTACCTTTCAACACATAGGTCAGGATCTCCACCACCTGTCGCGGCTCCTCTGCCACCGCCAGTGCCGCCGCATGCACTTCTTTCAAGGCGTGCTGGTGCTCCGGCAGGCTCAGCACAATGATCGACTTGCCCAGGGCCGCCGCATAGCCCGCATCAAAAGCCGCGTTCCACTGGCGATACTTTTCGCCAAAGCGAACGACGACCACATCCGCATCCTCGATCCCCTTGCGGGTGCGGATCGCATTGACCATAGCGCCCTTGTGATCGTGCCAGTATTTGTTATCTTCCGCGCCCAGAATAGCCACGCCACAGTCATCGCTGGCGGCGTGATCAGTGACGGGGCTGTTGAAGGTCACGTCAAGATCTGCGGCCCCAGATATGATCTGCTCCCGCCAGTCGGTGTGAATTTCCCCTGAAAGATATACGTTCAACGTCATGCATTCCTCCGTTCGCTATCCTGCCCTGCTTAAACCGGATCGCCGCGATGAACCAGTGCAGGCGCCCTACCTGCGCCGCGCCACGATGAAACGGCTCGGAGGATTGGCCGGGAAGTTCCCGGTTTCCACGATCTCAAAACCCGCGGCCTCGATGCGCGCCTGCCAATCGTTGATCGACATGAAGTGCACCACGCTTGGCGCCTTCCCAACCAACTGCATCACCGGGATCATCACCCGCATCATCAGACGCTGAAAGACACTCTTGCTGTCCTTGAGGCAGGGTGTCTTCGAGATGAAAAGACCTCCGGAACGTACCCTGCGGTGAACCTGCGCCAGAGCCGCATCCAGATCATCCACCAGGTGAAAGAGGCTGAAGCCCATCACCGCGTCAAAGGCTTCATCCGGTGCGCTTGCCAC
It encodes:
- the ald gene encoding alanine dehydrogenase, yielding MKIGCPTEIKPQEYRVGMTPDAAHEAIVHGHEVLIQSGAGTGAGYSDADYQAVGAVLIDTAEEIFATADMIVKVKEPQAAERKMLREGQLLFTYLHLAPDPEQTHDLLASGCTAIAYETVTDKSGGLPLLAPMSEVAGRLAPQVGSWTLQKANGGRGVLMGGVPGVAPAKVVVIGGGVVGTHAARIAAGMGSDVTVLDRSLQRLRYLDDVFGGVFQTRYSTAAATAELVREADMVIGAVLVPGAAAPKLVSRAQLSEMKPGAALVDVAIDQGGCFETSKATTHADPIYEVDGIMHYCVANMPGAVARTSTQALGNATLPFLLALADKGWKQACQDDPHLLNGLNVHDGKLTYYAVGKALGIDVISPTVALKS
- a CDS encoding class I SAM-dependent methyltransferase yields the protein MSSPVQFWDSIAEKYARSPVRDPAAYDYTLERVRSYLGAEDRVLELGCGTGTTALRLRNTVSCYTATDIAPAMIAIAQRKKQEAEADNLRFVVCDVASAPDEAFDAVMGFSLFHLVDDLDAALAQVHRRVRSGGLFISKTPCLKDSKSVFQRLMMRVMIPVMQLVGKAPSVVHFMSINDWQARIEAAGFEIVETGNFPANPPSRFIVARRR
- a CDS encoding COQ9 family protein gives rise to the protein MTEQSTENPNSGEPAHIETLLDAALMHVAFDGWTEASFSAAVADCDMDPVLARALSPRGSVDLALAYHRRGDRLMLERLATEDLTGLRFRDKIAAAVRFRLEAVEDKEAVRRGVTLFALPTHAADGAKAIWGTVDAIWTALGDTSEDINWYSKRATLSGVYSSTVLYWLGDDTPGHHATWEFLDRRIDNVMQFEKLKADVQKNPLLKPLLAGPSWLAGQIRKPKMAEDMPGRGNSY
- a CDS encoding Lrp/AsnC family transcriptional regulator gives rise to the protein MSLDSTDRRILQVLQRQGRISNAELSEQVNLSASACHRRVQRLESDGYIKNYVALLDARKLNVPTTVFVEITLQGQADELLDAFEKAVARIPDVLECHLMAGTADYILKVVAENTEDFARIHRQHLTRLPGVAQMQSSFALRTVFKTTALPV
- a CDS encoding cytochrome P450, producing MARKPVYEIDPQAFWQDPYPDLKRLRAETPVAYVPQLDAVLITRRDDIFREEKRIDVFSSDQPDGLMTRLMGQNMMRKDGAAHLQERKAIFPSVSPKTVKQHWLSQFRAATLRILEDMAPKGRCDLVRDYAMPVSAEALKAVTGLTRMRAEDMDAVSQGMIDGCANYAGDPAVEARCHESTRLIDEHISEMWEETAEAGSYSLLRVQQAARLPEDQIRANIKLAISGGQNEPRDAIAGTVWALLRYPDQLACVRTGEATWMEAFEEYARWISPIGMSPRRVARPYCLRDVDLEPGERVFFMFGSGNRDESKFARPDAYDIRQDISAAISFGAGPHFCAGAWISRALIAEVALPMLFERLQGLTLDGEAHFGGWAFRGPLSLPVRWEGCR
- a CDS encoding GMC family oxidoreductase → MQFDYIIVGAGSAGCVLAKRLSEGGQRVLLLEAGGRDNYHWVHIPMGYLYCINNPRTDWMYRTEADPGLNGRALIYPRGKVLGGCSSINGMLYLRGQAADYDGWRQRGLAGWGWDDVLPYFKKSEDYVEGPTEMHGAGGEWRVENQRLHWDVLDDWMEAAAAWGLPKVTDFNTGNNEGVGYFRVNQRSGWRMNTAKAFLKTATGQHLKVETQAHTRRILIEEGRAVGVEYQKGGEVCTAHASGEVILSAGAINSPQILQLSGLGPGALLQEHGIEVLRDMPQIGSNLQDHLQLRCAWRLQGAHTLNTLANSLVGKAKIGLEYALKRSGPMSMAPSQLGAFSRSRPDLDTPDLEYHVQPLTLEAFGQPLHDFPGLTASVCNLRPESRGRVEITSPDPMKAPSIQPNYLSTEGDRQVAVAAIRQARAIMAQAPMQGYAPQEMKPGITSDDEQDLVRAAGDIGTTIFHPTCTVHMGTGDNAPLDPELRLRGVMALRVVDASVMPTITSGNTNAPTIMIAEKASDMILAAARR
- the rpsU gene encoding 30S ribosomal protein S21, translated to MQVSVRDNNVDQALRALKKKLQREGVFREMKLKQHFEKPSEKKAREKAEAIRRARKLARKKAQREGLL
- a CDS encoding GNAT family N-acetyltransferase, translating into MSDVVLETERLILRPHGVEDFQDVAALWADPVVVQYISGVPSTPEASWARLLRNMGHWQAMGYGYWALIDREGGGFLGEVGFSDFKRDIDPELNGLPEAGWVLAQKAHGCGVASEADKAMHAWADVKRDWSETVCLFDPAHAVSQKVALKLGYAVREKAARYQGKPTLVMERKAGRSRP
- a CDS encoding YtoQ family protein, with the protein product MTLNVYLSGEIHTDWREQIISGAADLDVTFNSPVTDHAASDDCGVAILGAEDNKYWHDHKGAMVNAIRTRKGIEDADVVVVRFGEKYRQWNAAFDAGYAAALGKSIIVLSLPEHQHALKEVHAAALAVAEEPRQVVEILTYVLKGKLPA
- a CDS encoding mechanosensitive ion channel family protein; translation: MEDMIEQLGALWPLVLSAAKALIVLVIGWIAAGMISGVVRKRINKTPQIDPTLGNFAASIIRWALLAVVLVAVLGIFGIEATSLVAMLGAATLAIGLALQGTLSDLAAGFMLVLFRPYKLGQFVDIGGTSGTVKDLNLFVTELVTPDNVQIIIPNGQAWGSIITNYSAHDTRRVDMVFGIDYGDSADKAKEIILSQATADTRVLKDPEPWVRVTNLGDSSVDLTVRLWCKASDYWELKFAMTQGVKEAFDAAGISIPYPHSVEIKKEG
- the ppk2 gene encoding polyphosphate kinase 2 → MTSDTEPDSFDWLDAELQDTLDEDFEIEFAEPMLSMELRKIYRSQHPEMLDRKVYFRNLLRLQAELIKLQDWVQHSGAKVCILFEGRDSAGKGGVIKRITQRLNPRVARVVALPAPSRREQSQWYFQRYVPHLPAAGEIVLFDRSWYNRAGVERVMGFASDDEVEQFFQDVPEFERMLVRSGIILLKYWFSITDEEQQLRFMMRIHDPMKQWKLSPMDLESRIRWEQYTKAKEDMFERTNIPEAPWYIVEGNDKKRERLNCIEHLLTKVPYEEVPQEKVTLPDREYNPDYERRVLPDELYVPKIY
- a CDS encoding MarR family winged helix-turn-helix transcriptional regulator, which gives rise to MSDLTDDMFLILPDGSDVSPAAPTLDFTRSPVVTVTFAGNRLTRNAARAYQQEFGVGVMEWRMLVMLTRDPGCSVGHAARTTGIDKAAVSRALQRMEQAGLARAEVLGGDERRKSWLLTDAGHALHARMLPRALERQRALLKGFSPDELASFTGYLQRFLANMSEDSE